Proteins from a single region of Macrotis lagotis isolate mMagLag1 chromosome 2, bilby.v1.9.chrom.fasta, whole genome shotgun sequence:
- the VAT1 gene encoding synaptic vesicle membrane protein VAT-1 homolog, translated as MSAEGEAVAAAAPAEAGEAGDASPPPQKPEEPAVPPPSGAAQGEGPPERPPLRCLVLTGFGGYDKVKLQSRPASPPAPGPGQLTVRVRACGLNFADLMIRQGVYDRLPPVPFTPGMEGAGVVIAVGEGVSERKIGDRVMVLVKAGMWQEEVTVPAVQTFPMPEAMSFEEAAALPVNYITAYMVLFDCGHLQPGHSVLVHMAAGGVGMAAIQLCQTVENVTVFGTASASKHEVLKEKGVSHPIDYHTSNYVDEVKKISPKGVDIVLDPLGGADTYRAYNLLKPMGKVVTYGVANLLTGPKRNLMAMAKTWWNQFSVSALQLLQANRGICGFNLSYLENEVELISRVVLRLMTLYSEGHIKPHIDSVWPFEKVADAMKQIQEKKNVGKVILVPDSEKKN; from the exons ATGTCGGCAGAGGGGGAGGCGGTGGCCGCCGCGGCGCCAGCCGAGGCCGGCGAGGCCGGCGACGCCTCTCCGCCGCCCCAGAAGCCCGAGGAGCCGGCCGTGCCGCCGCCGTCGGGGGCGGCGCAGGGCGAGGGGCCCCCGGAGCGGCCGCCCCTGCGCTGCCTGGTGCTCACGGGCTTCGGCGGTTACGACAAAGTGAAGCTGCAGAGCCGGCCCGCCtcgccccccgccccgggccccgggcaGCTGACGGTGCGGGTCCGGGCCTGCGGCCTCAACTTCGCCGACCTGATGATTCGCCAGGGGGTGTACGACCGCCTGCCGCCGGTGCCCTTCACCCCCGGCATGGAGGGCGCGGGCGTGGTGATTGCGGTGGGCGAGGGGGTCAGCGAGCGCAAG ATAGGTGACCGGGTGATGGTCCTTGTGAAGGCTGGGATGTGGCAGGAGGAAGTGACTGTACCAGCTGTCCAGACATTCCCAATGCCTGAAGCCATGTCCTTTGAGGAAGCAGCTGCTTTGCCAGTCAATTACATCACTGCCTACATGGTCCTTTTTGACTGTGGCCATCTCCAGCCGGGCCACAGTGTTCTGGTACATATGGCTGCAG GAGGGGTAGGGATGGCAGCCATCCAGCTGTGCCAGACAGTGGAGAACGTGACTGTGTTTGGGACAGCTTCAGCCAGCAAGCATGAAGTACTGAAGGAGAAGGGTGTCAGCCACCCCATTGACTACCACACATCCAACTATGTAGATGAGGTCAAAAAGATCTCCCCCAAAG GAGTGGACATTGTCCTAGATCCACTGGGTGGAGCAGATACCTACAGAGCTTACAACCTTCTGAAACCAATGGGTAAAGTTGTCACCTATG GGGTAGCCAATTTGTTGACTGGCCCAAAACGGAACCTGATGGCGATGGCTAAAACTTGGTGGAATCAGTTCAGTGTCTCGGCCTTGCAGCTGCTGCAGGCAAACAGAGGCATTTGTGGCTTCAACCTCAGCTACCTGGAAAATGAGGTGGAGCTGATCAGCAGGGTGGTGCTGCGGCTGATGACCCTCTACAGCGAGGGCCACATTAAGCCCCATATTGACTCAGTCTGGCCCTTTGAAAAG GTAGCTGATGCCATGAAACAAATCCAAGAGAAGAAAAACGTGGGCAAAGTCATCCTGGTGCCCGATTCAGAGAAGAAGAACTAG